One genomic segment of Impatiens glandulifera chromosome 6, dImpGla2.1, whole genome shotgun sequence includes these proteins:
- the LOC124943068 gene encoding putative disease resistance protein RGA3: MADPATIISGLLSNLVPLIQDEFKLIYGFDKEVEKLLGTLSAINAALEHAEIKDAWKKDKQTEDWLWKLKDVAYEVRDIMDDCTYKDLRLQVNRRNASSSTWIKVINSITRPFISTKTRLKVGHKIKDVQEKLDQISSERQTLRLSESSPDSKRDKFTSRWRETMSLSSCNHIYGRDEEKKKIIDILVNYTSGACVDKKPSVLPIVGIGGLGKTTLAQKVFNDEQITKHFETKIWVCVSDEFDIQLVMKAILEEKAEARSEELQKKVREKLSGKRYLIVLDDVWNENLEAWDQLRSILDCGSNGAFVLTTTRKRNVAKIMETIQHIQISLLSDEDCWLLFEERAFMCGTPKTPNFVDIGKEIVKKCKGVPLVAKTFGGQLGFKSDINEWCKIRDNEIWKISQNEESDLLPILRLSYYDLPYHLRRCFLFCAIFPKDAEIKKERLIQLWMAHGLIPTIINQEMEDIGNTIWKELCWRSFFQDEKSDQYGIYETCKMHDLIHDLAQSVMKNECYTLDVNSSSDGLRREIRHVSAMVDEFVKTPVRSFKKIGGLQSLMLNGRDVYRNVKIQKICLSVLKELSALRVLELSCNVQYQCLRLEYVGGLKHLRYLDISGNKKITTLPDSICDLLNLQTLKLNECSKLKSLPRNTKDLISLRHLYLEKCKGLKYMPRGMGQLKHLKTLSLFVISNKGRDGQLDELKELDIRGSLKIKNLGRVSDASMERGISMAKKTNISELKLSWRSIYEIDNNESKSTRDEKIGEALEVSTARLKILIMKGYRGENFPKWLELKGLDNVNTIASSSVDNEMIVLFPLLERLEIWSMKNLRELVSPSCWITGAFPNLCKLIITDCPKLGALPSHLKALKDVTVSFKCLDELLYSISNLNGTLTHLKLDRLNNDVKHLVNNNMNGIEVVLFPLLEELEISCMKNLRELVSPSCTRAFPNLCKIAIWYCPKLGALPPHLKSLKEVKVWGEYSDELLFSISNLIALTHLTLGDINKSVLFGAGYMTLMFNDEIPSTSSSSNNNSEAQLRGGVRSTFQSLQSLYIINCEKLRRLFDEGMISKISGCQNKHFINSLTDLIIYKCPELMISVEEFLGNLNINNNSLQRLTIWNCPKLVSSEEADDVIALLRSLRTRLGPKNFDVDIIKEK; encoded by the coding sequence ATGGCTGATCCAGCAACTATAATCAGTGGTTTGCTTTCAAATTTGGTACCTCTGATTCAGGATGAATTCAAGTTGATTTATGGTTTTGATAAGGAGGTTGAAAAGCTATTGGGCACGCTATCTGCAATTAATGCCGCACTTGAACATGCTGAGATAAAGGACGCGTGGAAGAAGGACAAACAAACGGAAGATTGGTTGTGGAAGCTCAAAGATGTGGCGTATGAGGTTCGAGACATCATGGATGACTGCACCTATAAAGATCTTCGTCTTCAAGTCAACAGGCGTAATGCCTCCTCTTCAACCTGGATCAAGGTAATCAACTCAATAACCCGTCCTTTTATCAGTACTAAGACACGTCTAAAAGTTGGTCACAAAATTAAGGATGTTCAAGAGAAGCTTGACCAAATTTCTTCTGAGCGCCAAACGTTACGTTTGAGTGAATCTAGTCCTGACTCAAAAAGAGACAAGTTTACTAGTCGTTGGCGTGAAACCATGTCTCTTTCTAGTTGTAATCATATTTATGGGAGAGATGAGGAGAAGAAAAAGATTATTGATATTCTGGTCAATTATACATCTGGTGCTTGTGTTGATAAAAAACCATCTGTTCTACCCATTGTTGGAATTGGGGGTCTCGGTAAAACAACACTTGCCCAGAAGGTCTTCAACGACGAGCAGATTACTAAGCATTTTGAAACCAAAATCTGGGTTTGTGTTTCTGATGAATTTGATATTCAATTGGTGATGAAAGCCATCTTAGAAGAAAAGGCGGAAGCACGCTCAGAAGAATTGCAGAAAAAAGTTAGAGAAAAATTGAGCGGGAAAAGATATTTAATTGTATTGGATGATGTTTGGAATGAAAATCTTGAGGCATGGGATCAGTTGAGATCTATTTTGGATTGTGGATCAAATGGTGCCTTTGTCCTTACCACGACACGGAAAAGAAATGTGGCAAAAATTATGGAAACAATTCAACATATTCAGATATCATTGCTCTCTGACGAGGATTGTTGGCTGCTCTTTGAAGAGCGTGCATTTATGTGTGGGACACCAAAAACTCCAAACTTTGTTGATATTGGAAAAGAAATAGTTAAAAAATGTAAGGGTGTTCCCTTAGTTGCCAAGACATTTGGAGGTCAATTGGGCTTCAAAAGTGATATAAATGAATGGTGTAAAATAAGAGATAATGAGATATGGAAGATATCTCAAAATGAAGAATCTGATCTCTTGCCCATTCTAAGGTTGAGTTACTATGACCTTCCTTATCATTTGAGAAGATGCTTTTTGTTTTGTGCTATATTTCCCAAGGATGCTGAAATTAAAAAGGAGAGATTAATCCAATTGTGGATGGCCCATGGTTTAATTCCTACAATTATAAACCAAGAAATGGAAGATATTGGGAATACAATTTGGAAAGAGTTGTGTTGGAGATCCTTTTTTCAAGACGAGAAATCAGATCAATATGGAATTTATGAAACATGTAAGATGCACGATCTTATACACGATCTTGCCCAATCTGTTATGAAAAATGAATGTTATACGCTGGATGTTAATAGCTCAAGTGATGGTTTAAGACGAGAAATTCGCCATGTGTCGGCAATGGTTGATGAATTTGTCAAAACACCGGTTCGTTCTTTTAAGAAAATTGGAGGGTTGCAATCACTAATGCTCAATGGCAGAGATGTTTATCGAAATGTCAAAATACAGAAGATTTGTTTGAGTGTCTTGAAGGAACTTTCGGCTTTACGTGTCCTTGAACTTAGCTGCAATGTGCAATATCAATGTTTGCGTTTAGAATATGTGGGAGGTCTAAAACATCTTAGATACTTAGACATTTCCGGTAATAAAAAGATAACAACATTACCTGATAGCATTTGTGATCTCTTGAACTTACAGACTTTGAAACTCAATGAGTGTTCTAAGCTTAAAAGTTTGCCCAGAAATACGAAAGACCTTATTAGTCTGCGGCATCTTTATTTGGAGAAATGTAAAGGATTAAAATATATGCCTAGAGGGATGGGGCAATTGAAACATCTGAAGACATTAAGCTTGTTTGTGATAAGCAACAAGGGAAGAGACGGCCAACTAGATGAATTAAAAGAATTGGATATCCGCGGATCTTTGAAAATTAAGAACCTTGGAAGAGTTAGTGATGCATCTATGGAAAGAGGGATAAGTATGGCTAAAAAGACGAATATCAGTGAATTGAAGTTGTCTTGGAGATCTATCTATGAAATTGATAATAATGAGAGCAAGAGTACTAGAGAtgagaaaattggtgaagctctAGAGGTTTCAACTGCGAGGTTgaagattttgataatgaagGGTTATAGAGGTGAAAATTTCCCTAAATGGCTTGAGCTTAAGGGCTTGGACAATGTGAATACGATTGCTAGTAGCAGTGTTGACAATGAAATGATAGTACTATTCCCTTTGTTAGAGCGATTGGAGATTTGGAGTATGAAGAATTTGAGGGAATTGGTGTCACCTAGCTGTTGGATTACTGGAGCATTCCCTAATCTATGCAAACTGATTATAACTGATTGCCCAAAACTAGGGGCCTTGCCATCGCATCTCAAAGCACTCAAAGATGTAACTGTTAGTTTTAAATGTTTGGATGAATTGTTATATAGCATCTCGAATCTTAATGGTACTCTCACTCATCTGAAACTTGATAGATTGAATAATGATGTGAAGCATCTAGTGAACAACAACATGAATGGAATTGAAGTAGTGTTATTCCCTTTGTTAGAGGAACTCGAGATTAGTTGTATGAAGAATTTGAGGGAATTGGTGTCACCTAGCTGTACTAGAGCATTCCCTAATTTATGCAAGATTGCGATATGGTATTGCCCAAAGCTAGGGGCCTTGCCACCGCATCTCAAATCACTCAAAGAAGTAAAGGTTTGGGGTGAATATTCGGATGAGTTGTTATTTAGCATCTCAAATCTTATTGCTCTCACTCATCTCACTCTTGGTGATATTAATAAAAGTGTTTTATTTGGAGCTGGTTATATGACATTAATGTTTAATGATGAGATaccatcaacatcatcatcgtcAAATAATAATAGTGAAGCACAATTAAGAGGAGGAGTACGCTCAACTTTCCAATCTCTTCAATCTCTGTATATTATCAACTGCGAGAAGTTAAGGCGTTTGTTTGATGAGGGAATGATATCAAAGATTAGTGGCTGCCAGAACAAACACTTCATCAACTCTCTCACGGATTTGATTATTTACAAATGTCCGGAGTTGATGATATCAGTTGAGGAATTTCTTGGAAAcctcaatattaataataattcactaCAGAGATTGACTATCTGGAATTGTCCTAAGTTGGTGTCTTCAGAAGAAGCGGACGATGTTATCGCACTCCTGCGTTCCCTTCGAACCAGACTTGGTCCTAAGAATTTCGATGTAGATATCATAAAGGAGAAATAG